In the Balaenoptera ricei isolate mBalRic1 chromosome 1, mBalRic1.hap2, whole genome shotgun sequence genome, GCAACGCCGTCCGGAAGATCTGCACCGGAGTGGACTACAGCTGGCTGGCCAGCGCGCCCCGGCCCACCTACGACCTCAGCCCCGGGGAGAGGCTGCAACTAGAGGACGTCTGCGCCAAGATCCACCCATCCTACTGTGGGCCCGCCATCCTCAGGTAACGCCTGGCAATGGGACAGGGACCAGTGGTTGGGCTGCAGGCTCCAGGGAGGGTGGCAGCGGTGACAGGGGCCTGAGGCTACCAGGactggagcctggagcctggatGGGCCAGGTATCTGTTGAAAGGAGCAAGGCAGGGGGAAGAATCTGAAAGAGGCCATGGAAGGCCAGGCCAGGGCTCGGGGCCcagagggaggtgggaggcagCTCCTGAAGGCACGTGAGGTTTTTGTTACTGGttttttttgcagaaaagaaCTGAGGTTTATTTGCAGTAGAAACCGTGGTCTAAAAAACAAACCTACTGGTAAATGTACAGTCTGTGTTCTGTTTGGGGTCACCACTAGCTGCAGAACCCCCAGATCCCTGACCTGCATGCGTCGGGCCCCTAAGTGTTCACAGCTAATCTCAGGCCCCAGGTCCGAAGCCCCGCCAGAGGGCGTCCCATCTCCTGCCAAAACACCCACATCCCAGCCTGCGCCCAGCCCGCCGCCCCTCCTGCTTCCAGCAGTGCAAAAAATAACCGAACCAATATAAGTTtcccaaacaaaaacaacatgtGAGTTTTGATAGGAGAGAACCCCAGGCCTTCTAGCTTTCTGTTCTCCCTCCCTGGACTGTTATCATCCTGGGTTGTAATGTGGCTGCCTCCCTCTCTTTCACCAGTTCATCTTCCATATTACCTTCTGAGAGAGGTTTCCCCGTATAAGCTCTCCAAAACTGGTTTCTCAATTATCCTATTTCACACTAGCTTGTctaagggatgtgtgtgtgtgtgcgcgtgcttGCGTGTGAAGGTTTCAGAGCCCTAGGGCACTGGACATTTAGAGCTTGAGTACAATCATGTTCCTGAATATCAGTGTAACCTTAGTAAAGCTGTGACCTACACGGTCCAGTCTCAGTTGGATGCATGTTGAAATCAAGGAAGCAGAGTCCAAGAGCCAAAAGTAATTTCAAAACTAAAGTTCTTTACCTGCATTTCTCGAACACTAGTAAAGGAATACAGATCCACAGTAAAACATCTTAAAGTCCCCCTTAGTATCCCCAAATCTTCCCTCACCCATCTCTTTAACCAACAGATGTATCTATTGTACACCTTTTTCTTCAAAATTCCCCTTAAAAAATTCCCCTTAAAAACTCCTCCTTCTTCAGTCCTATTCATACTCCTTTGGGTTTTGCAGTCTTATACCACCCCCCGCTTCTTCCTCCAGGCTGGGAATCTTACCCTCCCCCATTTTTCTTATTCTGCACCATGGAAGCCCCCCAAATGTATCTAGTTCCAGAAGCACCctggggacaggggtggggaTGGACATGGGAGTGGTGCTGATGAGAGAATCTAAGCTGGCAAACCAACCAAACCTCATACATGAGGGGGGCTGGGGATGCTCATATGATGATTGTCCCATCACATTTCCTGTCTCACTGCTGAAGGGTTTGAGAAGTCCTGACTCTTAATACGGTGGAGGAAATTAGGTATCACACGGACTTGCTAGCTATCCTTCATTCTGGAGCTCCAAGCCAGAGACATTTTTGGCAAAGGAAACAGCTTGGCATCCAGGAGAACCTGGGGCCACACTCCTGGCTGCAACACAGACAAGGGAAGTAGCAGGGAGCCTGGTGTGCATGGCCAAACAGCTCACGCTCACCCAGGAGGTGGCCGGAAGCTATAGAAGGAATATCACAGGGCAGTGACATAATCGGACATACATTTCAGAGAGATCATGCTGGCCAGTGAGGGCAGAAGGGTGGGAGAGTGTTAGCCAGAAAAGTCCCAGAGAGCAGTGGGCGTCCGTCGCTACTACTGCATCGATAACCCGAGGTGAGTGCCAGGATCTTCACAGATGTTAGCGCATTAAACCTCACAAAAAGGTAGCTGTGATGACCCCAGTTTACAGACGAGGACGCTGAGTCTCAAGGAGTCTCATGGAGGCCAGAAGTGGAAGAGCTGGAACTCAGGATGGGCTGGAGCACGAGGGAGGTGGGGTGGTTTCTGATTCACTTCACAAGAAGTGGGGAAGTGGAGGAAACAGGAATCGTCCACGGGGGTGTCCAGGGACGCCCGTGGGGTTAGACACCGGCCGCGTGCCACGCCCGGGCGATAGCTCCACCGCGCCCCCTCTTCTTCTCCCCGCCTCCGCACCCAGGTTCCGGCAGCTGATGGCAGAGCAGGAGCCCGAGGTGCAGGAGGTGTCCCGGCTCTTCCGCTCGGTGCTGCAGGAAGTCCTGGAGAGGatgaagcaggaggaggaggcgcACAAGCTGACCCGGCAGTGGAGCCTGCGGCCCCGCGGCAGCCTGGCCACCTTCAGGAGCCGCGCGCGCATCACCCCCTTCGCCAGCGACATTCGCACCATCTCCCAGGACGTGGAGCGGgacgcgccgccgccgccccggacCTGGAGCATGCCCGAGTTCCGGGCACAAAAAGAGGACTGACCCCGCCTCTCCTGCCCGGGAGCAGAGCCACCTGTgggctggggggggtggggggcatgatAAGCCGGGGTCATCCCGGGTCCTGCAACCTCCCCATCGCCCTGCCCCTGACGCGGGGCCAAAGAGACCGCCCCATCCCGGGACACTCCCTCAAGATGGAGCAACCCCTCCCTGCCCGCCCTCTCCCACGGACCACGAGGCCTAGAGTCAGGGCTTGGAGCCGCAGCGACAATCTCCTGCTCCCCTGCACCAGTCGGCTGGAGCGGACCCTTCCCCGCCCCGCAGAGATGCAGGGTCCGGGCAGACAGACCACCACCCGCTCCCCATCTTCGGCTTCTGTCTGGAATGGGAAGAGTTGTCCTGCCTTTTGCCAAGTCATGAGTTCTTACCCCAATTTAGGGATGTCCCATTCACCCCCTCTCCCTGGGTAATGATGAGGGACCTGTTGGCTGGTGTCCATTCTCTGCTGGTGACTGGTCTGTCTCACCGTCGCAGATGGGTCACAGCCTGGTGGATGGGCAGAGGTGAAAGGGATCACAGGTCCACTCCTCAACTagtgaatgaggaaactgaggctcggagagggtCAGGCTTCTGCCACCATTCACTGCAGCCAGATCCCCATGGGTGGCGAGACTGTTCCCATCCATGTAAGTCTCTGCTCCTGAATCCTTGAGTCCTGGACTCTGATGGGACAGGTCCAGTGGCTAATCTCCACCTGCCTGTGGTCTGACCCATCTCTCTCCTTGGCACTGGTGTGAAGGTCTGCAGTagctggggacagaggtgggttGCCATTACGCCACTCCACAGTGTCATCCCATGGGAGGTGGCCAGTCCCCAGCAGCTGCCTCCAGAAGCTAAGCTTCAAGGCCTTCTGACTCACTGCTCCAGAGAGCCAGGTCTTTGACtcccttctctctggttgtgCCTGCTCTTTGACTTTCTTCAGAGAAAGTGATGCCCAAAGCTCTAATGACCTCAAGGCGCAGAAGTGAAATGTCTGGAACCTCCTTACAGGTTTCACTGTCCTTCCATTTCTAACTGgttagatctttttcttttttttggctgtgttgggcctttgttgctgtgtgcaggctttctctagttgtggtgtgcgggggctaccctttgttgcggtgagcaggcttctcactgcggtggcttctctttgtggtggcttctcctgttgcagatcacgggctctaggcatgtgggtttcagtagttgtggcacgtgggctcagtagttgtggctcgtgggctctagagtgcaggctcagtagttgtggcgcacaggcttagttgctcgatggcatgtgggatcttcccggaccagggctcgaacccgtgtcccctgcattggcagatggattcttaaccactgagccaccagggaacccctaaCCGGTTAGATCTTGATGATGGGCATGTGGATTATCCAATGTGTGGATCAACAATGGCAAATCTGGAAGACCAGGCGGCCTCCCCACACACTCTGGGCTGAAGCTGGGTGTGGGGGGATGGGTGCAGGCATGTCTGCCCCCAACTCTCAGTGCATGCTCAGAAAATGCAAGTGAGTATTAATATTAGTCTAAATAAAATGCCAGGAGGAGACAAATCAACAGGGGGAAAATCTATATATTCCCTGACAAAGCTTagtgtggaaa is a window encoding:
- the RD3 gene encoding protein RD3 produces the protein MSLIPWLRWNEAPPRLSSRSPAEMVLETLMVELEGQMREAERQQWERSNAVRKICTGVDYSWLASAPRPTYDLSPGERLQLEDVCAKIHPSYCGPAILRFRQLMAEQEPEVQEVSRLFRSVLQEVLERMKQEEEAHKLTRQWSLRPRGSLATFRSRARITPFASDIRTISQDVERDAPPPPRTWSMPEFRAQKED